A portion of the Desulfobacterales bacterium genome contains these proteins:
- a CDS encoding PilT/PilU family type 4a pilus ATPase has protein sequence MRKQEIDHILTRMLDAHKGVSDLNLTAGKPLQVESSGQLIPVDMEPDLKVLTPFQTEIFALNLINQDLRLTEILLTEGSCDLSYSLAGKARFRVNIFSQSGNYSIVLRKLDTKIPTIKELNLPEVFHKLAEEKNGIILVTGSTGSGKSTSLAAVLDKINETKSVHVVTLEDPIEFQHPHKKATFNQRELGTDYVSFASGLRAALRQAPKVILVGEMRDRETVEIGLSAAETGHLVVSTLHTVDAGQTINRILGMFDSEEENQIRIRLADTVRWIVCQRLLPKAGGGRVAAFEIMGSNMRVKDTILHGESEGKTYYEIMQTGKPFGMITFDDCIVDLYEKGLISQETALAYASRKGIVGRGIDSVKSARGQATTDIEDLQLDHDYDKFL, from the coding sequence ATGAGGAAGCAGGAAATTGATCATATTCTGACACGGATGCTGGATGCCCATAAGGGGGTGTCTGACCTGAATCTGACCGCCGGAAAACCGCTTCAGGTGGAAAGTTCCGGACAGTTGATTCCGGTTGACATGGAACCAGACTTGAAGGTGCTGACACCGTTTCAAACGGAAATTTTTGCCTTGAATCTTATCAACCAGGATCTGAGGCTGACTGAAATACTTCTGACCGAAGGATCTTGCGATCTGTCTTACAGCCTGGCCGGCAAGGCCAGATTCAGGGTCAATATCTTTTCACAGTCCGGAAATTATTCTATCGTATTGAGAAAACTGGATACCAAAATTCCCACGATTAAAGAGTTGAATCTGCCCGAAGTTTTTCACAAGCTTGCCGAGGAAAAAAACGGGATCATTCTGGTGACCGGATCAACCGGATCAGGAAAATCAACATCTCTGGCGGCTGTGCTGGATAAGATCAACGAGACGAAGTCGGTTCATGTCGTGACCCTTGAAGATCCGATAGAATTCCAGCATCCCCACAAGAAAGCGACTTTTAATCAGCGGGAGCTGGGTACCGATTACGTGTCATTTGCCAGCGGGCTGAGAGCCGCACTGAGGCAGGCGCCCAAAGTCATTCTGGTCGGAGAGATGCGCGACCGGGAAACCGTTGAAATCGGATTGAGTGCAGCGGAAACCGGCCATCTGGTGGTGTCGACGCTCCATACCGTCGATGCCGGGCAGACCATCAACCGTATTCTGGGAATGTTCGATTCTGAAGAGGAAAATCAGATCCGGATTCGACTGGCGGATACGGTCAGGTGGATCGTGTGCCAGCGGTTGCTGCCGAAAGCCGGCGGCGGGCGTGTGGCAGCCTTTGAAATCATGGGCAGCAACATGAGGGTCAAGGATACGATTCTGCACGGAGAATCGGAGGGGAAAACCTATTATGAAATTATGCAGACCGGAAAACCCTTTGGCATGATCACGTTTGATGACTGTATTGTCGATTTGTATGAAAAGGGCCTGATTTCGCAGGAAACGGCATTGGCCTATGCCTCACGCAAAGGAATTGTCGGCCGCGGCATTGATTCGGTTAAAAGTGCCAGAGGCCAGGCGACGACAGATATTGAAGATCTTCAGCTCGATCATGATTATGATAAATTCCTGTAA
- a CDS encoding CdaR family protein → MPDNAPDEPEHRPELMPAKRKKALIYFVLFMPILAGFFFLWPGTSYLQTDIFVSSDIRNLPKGLSLTGVSTNGIEVHIGGPGYIISTISEFKPKYILDLSAVTIGVNSIHVKAEQIPLPEGISIIRYYPTTITVKVDKEISRRIPVEIRLSGKPTSGFSVIESRPTPSSVLIRGPEMIMRTIENIYTERIDINGLSESLRKKSALDIPEGLKIDSSKIITANISIQDKIARKHFYNIRINGKNTPYQYLITPSSIDIQVKGPVNILDHLDIEKDIQVFVDLDELSPGVYVRPASIILPVDTTLVSVTPEIFTINMTNR, encoded by the coding sequence ATGCCTGACAATGCGCCGGATGAACCGGAACACCGCCCTGAACTTATGCCTGCAAAACGCAAAAAAGCCTTGATATATTTTGTTCTGTTCATGCCGATTCTGGCCGGTTTCTTTTTCCTGTGGCCGGGAACTTCTTACCTTCAAACCGACATATTCGTATCCTCCGATATCAGAAATCTCCCGAAAGGGCTTTCATTAACCGGCGTCTCTACAAATGGTATTGAAGTTCATATTGGCGGTCCCGGATATATAATATCAACCATATCCGAATTTAAACCCAAATACATCCTGGACTTATCCGCTGTCACCATCGGAGTAAATTCCATCCATGTAAAGGCAGAACAGATACCATTGCCTGAAGGTATTTCGATCATCCGCTACTATCCGACAACGATTACCGTAAAGGTGGACAAGGAAATCTCCCGACGAATTCCGGTTGAAATCCGTCTCAGCGGAAAACCGACATCCGGATTTTCCGTCATCGAATCCCGGCCAACGCCTTCATCGGTATTGATCAGAGGCCCTGAAATGATTATGAGAACCATAGAAAACATTTATACTGAACGGATCGATATCAACGGATTGTCTGAATCTCTTAGAAAAAAAAGCGCGCTCGACATCCCTGAAGGGCTGAAAATTGACTCCTCGAAAATAATTACAGCGAACATATCGATCCAGGATAAAATCGCCCGCAAGCATTTTTACAATATCAGAATCAACGGAAAGAACACCCCTTATCAGTACCTGATCACCCCCTCATCGATAGACATACAGGTCAAAGGGCCGGTTAATATTCTTGACCATCTTGATATTGAAAAAGACATTCAGGTCTTTGTTGATCTTGACGAATTATCTCCGGGGGTCTATGTCAGACCGGCATCCATTATTTTACCGGTGGACACGACGCTTGTCAGCGTGACTCCCGAAATTTTCACAATAAATATGACTAACCGGTAG
- the folP gene encoding dihydropteroate synthase, protein MKTFTISWGNHRLELGQRTCVMGIVNVTPDSFSDGGKFSAPDSALAHAEKLVEDGADILDIGGESTRPFSKPVSAEEELHRVAPVIEQIAQRVSIPISIDTFKSRVAKGALDAGASMINDIGALRMDKDMAAVAAAYDVPVIVMHMKGTPRTMQVSPAYDDIIEEIKSFMKDTIHRAERNGIPPSRIIVDPGIGFGKTGGHNLLLLKRLKEFESLEMPLLVGSSRKAFIRNILMNKTGRPMEPDSPEVETGTQATICTAVLHGAHIVRVHNVAMARMTVDITDAIKHA, encoded by the coding sequence ATGAAAACATTTACCATTTCATGGGGCAATCATCGTCTTGAACTCGGTCAAAGAACCTGCGTCATGGGCATTGTCAACGTCACGCCGGATTCTTTTTCAGATGGCGGAAAATTTTCTGCTCCGGACTCAGCCCTTGCCCACGCGGAAAAACTGGTTGAAGACGGGGCGGACATCCTTGATATCGGAGGTGAATCAACCCGCCCTTTTTCAAAACCGGTTTCCGCTGAAGAGGAACTGCATCGGGTTGCGCCGGTCATTGAACAGATCGCGCAACGGGTTTCGATCCCAATTTCCATCGACACCTTCAAATCCCGCGTAGCCAAAGGGGCCTTAGATGCCGGTGCATCCATGATAAACGATATCGGGGCGCTGCGGATGGATAAAGACATGGCGGCTGTCGCAGCGGCATACGACGTTCCTGTCATTGTGATGCACATGAAAGGAACACCCCGGACCATGCAGGTATCACCGGCCTACGATGATATCATCGAAGAAATTAAATCATTTATGAAAGACACGATACACCGGGCCGAACGAAACGGAATCCCACCATCCAGAATCATTGTTGATCCGGGCATCGGATTTGGCAAAACCGGCGGTCACAACCTGTTGTTACTCAAACGTTTAAAAGAGTTTGAAAGCCTGGAGATGCCGCTTCTGGTGGGCTCTTCAAGAAAAGCCTTTATTCGTAACATTCTCATGAATAAAACCGGAAGACCCATGGAACCGGATTCGCCGGAAGTGGAAACCGGCACCCAGGCGACCATTTGCACAGCCGTTCTTCACGGCGCACATATTGTTCGAGTTCATAACGTCGCTATGGCACGCATGACGGTAGATATAACAGATGCAATTAAACATGCCTGA
- a CDS encoding DivIVA domain-containing protein — MKITPLDIQQQQFKVRFRGFDVREVDLFLEQMSENFEALQRRNQEQADEVGRLSNEIQGYKKREETFRRAMLNSQKILDQMKENARKSAELIIAESELKAEKILHKAHNRLAQLHEDIIELKRQRMQIEVQIRSIIDAHSKLLDIGNQEMTSMEEQDSKVKLLNQTQ, encoded by the coding sequence AATTACACCGTTAGATATACAGCAGCAACAATTTAAAGTCAGATTCAGAGGCTTTGATGTCCGGGAAGTGGATCTGTTCCTTGAACAGATGTCAGAGAATTTCGAAGCACTGCAGCGCCGCAATCAGGAACAGGCGGATGAGGTTGGTAGATTGAGCAATGAGATTCAGGGATATAAAAAACGCGAAGAAACATTCCGGCGGGCAATGCTCAATTCTCAGAAAATCCTGGATCAAATGAAGGAAAATGCCAGAAAATCTGCCGAACTGATCATCGCTGAATCAGAACTTAAAGCGGAAAAGATCCTCCACAAAGCACACAACCGACTGGCCCAGCTCCATGAAGATATTATCGAGTTGAAACGTCAGCGGATGCAGATAGAAGTTCAGATTCGATCAATTATTGATGCACATTCCAAACTGCTGGATATCGGGAACCAGGAAATGACTTCAATGGAAGAGCAGGATTCCAAGGTCAAACTTCTAAACCAGACGCAATAA
- the ftsH gene encoding ATP-dependent zinc metalloprotease FtsH: protein MNPFYKNLALWIVVTLMMVMLYNLFNQQQLSDASISYTDFLGMVENENVSEVLIKGQELYITNSNGNRFKVFAPQDSDLIGILRSKGVSIKAKPVDESPWYMSVLVSWLPMVVLIGVWIFFMRQMQSGGGKALSFGKSRARLMSDQSTKITFADVAGIDEAKEELGEIVEFLKDPKKFTRLGGRIPKGVLLMGPPGTGKTLLARAIAGEAGVPFFSISGSDFVEMFVGVGASRVRDLFVQGKKSAPCIIFIDEIDAVGRHRGAGLGGGHDEREQTLNQLLVEMDGFESNEGVILISATNRPDVLDPALLRPGRFDRQVVVSLPDIKGREMILRVHMKKSPIAPDVDSLTLAKGTPGCSGADLENLVNEAALLAAKRNKEKVDMIDFEDAKDKVFMGLERKSKVIKEEDRKTTAYHEGGHALVARFLPETDAVNKITIIPRGHAAGITWFLPEERDFKFKDQLESELSVAFGGRVAEELVFNRISTGAANDIKQATQIAQKMIRSWGMSETLGPLSYAQGDDQIFLAREISQHRDYSEETAKKIDAEITSLAKRAYDRAKDVLSQNRDILDKLTELLLDKETVLGSEMDDLILSLRPGIKLPPRGGAGDSKSKKNLHEEDTVL from the coding sequence TTGAATCCATTCTATAAAAATCTTGCGTTATGGATTGTAGTCACACTGATGATGGTCATGCTCTATAACCTGTTTAACCAGCAGCAGTTATCCGACGCCAGCATCAGCTATACCGATTTTCTCGGCATGGTTGAAAACGAGAATGTGTCAGAGGTCCTCATCAAAGGGCAGGAGCTTTACATCACCAACTCCAATGGGAACCGGTTCAAGGTGTTTGCTCCTCAGGACAGTGACCTGATCGGCATTCTCAGAAGCAAAGGTGTATCGATCAAAGCAAAACCGGTCGACGAATCTCCCTGGTATATGTCGGTGCTGGTATCATGGCTCCCGATGGTCGTATTGATCGGGGTATGGATTTTCTTCATGCGACAAATGCAATCCGGGGGAGGAAAAGCCCTTTCTTTCGGGAAAAGCCGTGCACGCCTCATGTCCGATCAATCCACCAAGATTACCTTTGCCGATGTGGCAGGCATTGACGAAGCAAAAGAAGAATTAGGAGAAATTGTCGAATTTCTGAAAGATCCGAAAAAATTTACCCGTCTGGGAGGAAGAATCCCAAAGGGGGTTCTGTTAATGGGGCCTCCAGGCACCGGGAAAACACTTCTGGCCCGTGCTATCGCCGGTGAAGCAGGCGTCCCGTTTTTCAGCATCAGCGGATCAGACTTTGTTGAAATGTTTGTCGGCGTCGGGGCATCGCGTGTCAGGGATCTGTTTGTTCAGGGAAAGAAAAGCGCACCCTGCATCATATTCATAGATGAAATCGATGCCGTTGGCCGACATCGGGGAGCCGGGTTAGGCGGCGGTCACGATGAACGGGAACAGACCCTGAACCAGCTGCTGGTAGAAATGGACGGGTTTGAATCCAATGAAGGCGTAATTCTCATATCCGCTACCAACCGACCGGATGTTCTGGATCCCGCATTGCTTCGCCCCGGACGTTTTGATCGACAGGTGGTAGTCTCTTTGCCGGACATCAAAGGCAGAGAAATGATATTGAGGGTTCATATGAAAAAAAGCCCGATCGCTCCGGATGTCGACTCTCTGACCCTTGCAAAAGGAACACCCGGCTGCTCCGGTGCCGATCTGGAAAACCTTGTCAATGAGGCGGCGCTGCTGGCTGCCAAACGAAATAAAGAAAAAGTCGATATGATAGATTTTGAAGACGCGAAAGATAAAGTCTTCATGGGACTGGAACGAAAGTCCAAGGTCATCAAGGAAGAGGACCGGAAAACCACGGCATATCACGAAGGAGGCCATGCGCTGGTGGCGCGGTTTCTGCCTGAAACCGACGCGGTAAATAAAATCACGATCATCCCCAGAGGGCATGCCGCCGGAATCACCTGGTTTCTGCCTGAGGAAAGAGATTTTAAATTCAAAGATCAGCTGGAAAGCGAACTGTCCGTGGCATTTGGCGGTCGCGTAGCTGAAGAACTCGTATTTAACAGGATCAGCACGGGAGCGGCAAACGATATCAAGCAGGCAACCCAGATCGCCCAGAAAATGATCCGGTCATGGGGAATGAGCGAAACGCTTGGCCCGCTTTCGTATGCACAGGGCGATGACCAAATCTTTTTAGCTCGTGAGATTTCACAGCATCGGGACTACTCGGAAGAAACGGCAAAAAAGATTGACGCCGAAATTACCAGCCTCGCCAAACGCGCATATGACCGGGCCAAAGACGTTCTGAGCCAGAACCGGGATATATTGGACAAACTGACCGAATTGCTACTGGATAAAGAGACCGTTCTCGGCTCCGAAATGGATGATCTCATTCTGTCTCTCCGGCCCGGGATCAAGTTGCCTCCCAGGGGGGGAGCGGGCGATTCCAAATCGAAAAAAAATCTTCATGAGGAAGATACCGTTTTATAA
- a CDS encoding MBL fold metallo-hydrolase, with translation MATHQPLENLYLIDLDQSLEGFRNFISSWVYRRGDMTILVDPGPRSTIPVLVDALKQAGVDQLDYIFLTHIHIDHAGGAGLLLEHYPDARVICHPKGIRHMVDPAKLWEGSRKVLGRVAEVYGEIAPIPEENISYKELVRIGDATVQVYQTPGHAPHHLCYHIGDILFAGEVAGVYYPLEQGMYIRLATPPPFIYEIFRGSIDKMAALKNVTHLCFGHYGYCGDVKNVFDTARDQLDNWLATGEKHYKAGTEHFEERVFEEVLKTDRGLKYFYALPEDIQAREKNFCFNSFRGIRAYLEKING, from the coding sequence ATGGCGACTCATCAACCTCTTGAGAATTTGTATCTCATCGATTTGGATCAGTCTCTGGAAGGATTCAGGAATTTTATCAGCAGCTGGGTATACAGGCGCGGGGATATGACGATCCTGGTGGACCCCGGACCGCGGTCAACTATTCCTGTTCTGGTGGATGCATTGAAACAGGCGGGCGTGGACCAGCTGGATTATATTTTTCTGACCCATATCCATATTGATCATGCCGGCGGAGCCGGACTGCTGCTGGAACATTATCCGGATGCCCGGGTGATATGTCATCCCAAAGGGATTCGGCATATGGTAGATCCGGCTAAATTGTGGGAAGGTTCCAGAAAAGTGTTGGGCAGGGTCGCGGAGGTCTACGGGGAAATTGCTCCCATACCGGAAGAGAATATTAGCTATAAGGAATTGGTCAGGATCGGGGATGCGACCGTTCAGGTGTATCAGACGCCCGGTCATGCGCCCCATCACCTGTGTTACCACATCGGAGATATATTGTTTGCCGGTGAAGTTGCTGGGGTATACTACCCGCTCGAGCAGGGCATGTATATCCGTCTGGCTACCCCGCCGCCCTTCATTTACGAAATTTTCCGGGGATCTATTGACAAAATGGCCGCGTTGAAAAACGTGACCCATCTATGCTTCGGACATTACGGATATTGCGGGGATGTAAAAAATGTATTTGATACGGCCAGGGATCAGCTGGATAACTGGCTTGCGACGGGGGAAAAACATTATAAAGCCGGAACGGAGCATTTTGAAGAACGCGTTTTTGAAGAGGTTTTGAAAACCGACCGGGGTCTGAAATATTTTTATGCACTTCCGGAAGATATACAGGCCCGCGAAAAAAATTTCTGTTTCAACAGTTTCAGGGGGATACGCGCTTATCTGGAAAAAATAAACGGCTGA
- a CDS encoding type IV pilus twitching motility protein PilT, with amino-acid sequence MAKIDAFFKLMNEQGASDLHLVSGQPPALRLRGDIERVKYKVLDDDELRGMLYEITPEDKVKVFEETGDVDFGYEIPGLARYRANFFMQKNGIAAVFREIPGIILTAAQLGLPPVIPKLAMLPRGLVLVTGPTGSGKSTTLAAIIDEANAKRKDHIITVEDPIEFVHQSQGCMVNHREVGLHTKTFSAALRGALREDPDIILVGEMRDLETISLAIEAASTGHLVFGTLHTSSAAKTVDRIIEVFPSGEQAQIRSTLSDGLRAVIAQVLFKRIDKKGRCAALEIMIATPGIRNLIRESKTHQINSMIQTGKKYGMQLLDDSIMELYNKGWISADESYVKANDKSRFRPLLKNPPTDFTEA; translated from the coding sequence ATGGCAAAAATAGATGCTTTTTTTAAATTGATGAATGAACAGGGGGCTTCAGACCTCCACCTTGTATCCGGTCAGCCACCCGCATTAAGGCTCAGGGGAGATATTGAGCGGGTAAAATATAAAGTTCTCGATGATGATGAACTCCGAGGCATGCTGTATGAAATTACTCCTGAAGATAAAGTCAAGGTTTTCGAAGAAACCGGCGATGTGGATTTTGGCTATGAAATTCCGGGCCTGGCCAGATACCGTGCCAATTTTTTTATGCAAAAAAACGGAATAGCAGCCGTTTTTCGGGAAATTCCCGGCATCATCCTGACGGCGGCTCAGCTGGGGCTGCCGCCGGTCATCCCCAAGCTGGCAATGCTGCCCAGAGGACTGGTTCTGGTGACCGGACCTACCGGAAGTGGTAAGTCCACAACGCTGGCGGCCATTATTGACGAGGCCAATGCCAAACGCAAGGATCATATTATTACGGTGGAAGATCCGATCGAATTTGTTCACCAGAGCCAGGGATGTATGGTCAATCACAGGGAGGTGGGGCTTCATACGAAAACCTTCAGCGCCGCCTTAAGAGGGGCGCTTCGGGAAGACCCGGATATTATCCTGGTCGGTGAAATGAGAGATCTGGAAACCATATCGCTGGCCATCGAAGCGGCCTCTACCGGGCATCTGGTATTCGGAACCCTTCATACATCCAGCGCCGCTAAAACGGTCGACCGGATCATCGAGGTGTTTCCTTCAGGTGAGCAGGCTCAAATCCGATCCACGCTTTCCGATGGCCTTCGTGCGGTCATTGCGCAGGTACTGTTCAAGCGGATTGATAAAAAGGGCCGGTGTGCTGCGCTGGAAATCATGATCGCAACCCCCGGTATCCGGAATTTGATAAGGGAGTCCAAAACGCATCAGATTAATTCCATGATCCAGACCGGGAAGAAATACGGGATGCAGCTTCTGGATGATTCAATCATGGAGTTGTACAATAAAGGATGGATCAGTGCAGATGAATCCTATGTCAAGGCAAATGACAAATCCAGATTCAGACCGCTGTTGAAAAATCCGCCGACAGATTTTACCGAAGCATAA
- a CDS encoding type III pantothenate kinase — MLFVIDVGNTNTVMGVYDGSRLVRSWRIRTERNATEDEFYITAAGLFAESRICPQDIHKTVISSVVPPVVTILDAFCRKYLGHAPHWVDNTAVPDIPILYSNPSEVGSDRLVNAVAAYARYKTSLIVIDFGTATTFDAISQQGEYLGGAISPGIMIASEALFNCTSKLHRVDIFTPPEKVIGTDTAGSIKSGIIFGYAGLVDGIVNRMKKEMPRNPKVIATGGLARLMVKVSETIETVEPDLTLEGLRIIGTRIGS; from the coding sequence ATGCTTTTTGTCATCGATGTTGGAAATACCAATACGGTTATGGGCGTATATGACGGCTCCCGGCTTGTCAGAAGCTGGCGGATTCGTACAGAAAGAAACGCCACCGAAGATGAATTTTACATAACCGCCGCCGGTTTGTTTGCGGAAAGCCGGATTTGCCCGCAGGACATTCATAAAACGGTCATATCCAGTGTGGTTCCGCCGGTTGTCACCATTCTGGATGCATTCTGCCGTAAATATCTGGGTCATGCGCCACACTGGGTGGACAACACCGCCGTTCCGGACATCCCCATTCTCTACAGCAATCCGTCCGAAGTCGGCTCAGACAGACTCGTCAACGCCGTTGCCGCCTATGCCCGGTACAAAACGAGTCTCATCGTTATCGATTTTGGCACGGCCACGACATTTGATGCCATCTCACAGCAGGGCGAATATCTGGGCGGTGCCATCAGCCCCGGCATCATGATCGCTTCCGAGGCCTTGTTCAACTGCACGTCCAAACTGCACAGAGTTGATATATTCACACCGCCGGAGAAGGTGATCGGAACCGATACGGCCGGCAGCATAAAGTCAGGAATTATTTTCGGATATGCCGGTCTGGTGGACGGCATTGTCAATCGGATGAAAAAAGAGATGCCCCGGAATCCGAAGGTGATCGCTACCGGAGGTCTTGCCAGGCTTATGGTGAAGGTATCTGAAACGATCGAAACGGTTGAACCGGATCTGACGCTGGAAGGATTGAGAATTATCGGCACGCGGATTGGCAGCTGA